Sequence from the Armatimonadota bacterium genome:
AGGACGAACGCGACGATCGCGAGGAAGATCCCGATGAGCAGGACCAACCGGTTCGAGCGCTTCAAGGTATGTATCTCCCCGACCGATACGTGTGACAGGTGGCAACACTCTAGCACCGTGATTCCGGTCGGATACCAGCCAAAGGGGCTAGTACCGTTGGGAGGAACTGTGCAGAGCCGACGCACATCGTAAGGTGCCCTGCAAGGGGGCTCCAGCGAGTGTCAAGTCGGCGACACGCAGGGTGTGATCCAGTGTCAGCGAGGGCAAACGAAACGGCCCGCCGGATGTCCGGCGGGCCGTCGGGTTCGCTGTGCGACCGGAGTCGCCTGGGGGAGCCCTACATCGCGGTGCCAACGGTGCTCAGGGCGCCGCTGACACCGTTGCCGAGGAAGATCAGCGCAATGATTGCCACGACGGCGACGAGGCCGAGGATGAGTGCGTATTCGGCGAGACCCTGACCCTCGTCGTCCTGACGGAGAGCCTGTGTCGCGAGTGCCTGGAGCTTGGAGCTGTGCACGGTGTTCACCTCCCTTCCGGGGCGAGTTGCCCGGCCGGGGAGCGTCGCAGGAACGGCGATACCGCCAATTCCCGTACCCCCGGTAATGGCGCCATCCTGTATCCGGATCGGGCTGATGACAAGTAGCCGATGGTCCCGCCCCGGGATCCATCGCCCCCACCGGATACGGAACGACGCCGGCTGCCACTGGTGGCAACCGGCGTCGTGCTCTTGCGAACGTTGGCTCGACGCTAGA
This genomic interval carries:
- a CDS encoding Flp family type IVb pilin; translation: MHSSKLQALATQALRQDDEGQGLAEYALILGLVAVVAIIALIFLGNGVSGALSTVGTAM